In a genomic window of Pseudorasbora parva isolate DD20220531a chromosome 24, ASM2467924v1, whole genome shotgun sequence:
- the si:dkey-226l10.6 gene encoding zinc finger protein OZF, whose protein sequence is MVTKMVRLHKCVVGGCPNRSDTIIHYMLPEDPKRRNLWLKFIDDSKANEENATSPFRVCGDHFSEENYFKMDLGYTTCMILSVDAVPTVYTVNRSSESEKEGREAEDESVEDETFKITISDTISLACVKEEPFEYELSANMTSGHEQNSSLDVKYEESELAVTKDSISTIKRKYISCLTCGQRFRSKRNLMKHQRATHGKKKTKSEAKEKLCICSICGERFNEMSLLLRHRAIHAKENPDRRFVCQQCGKGFAHQAFLKAHQKVHEDAESTMPFTCHLCPRRFGYKVALVAHMKHHSSKLTCICPICEKTFQFRGSLIQHLKSSHAGEKLLCNTCDRGFLRVNGYIKHMDKHNVMTPFYCDLCKIYLSQRGYAAHMLTHEPKTEESVEKLTNAFDGDNSEGIEPVTVGMEEALMEPLSEDEMEVAESSMDLSTAEDVESGKVDLEEELPQEKEKSEDTADTQ, encoded by the exons ATGGTAACCAAGATGGTAAGGTTACATAAATGTGTGGTAGGTGGTTGTCCGAACCGATCGGACACCATTATTCATTATATGTTACCAGAGGATCCGAAAAGACGCAATCTTTGGTTAAAGTTTATCGACGACAGTAAAGCTAATGAGGAAAACGCGACGTCTCCATTCCGGGTGTGTGGGGATCATTTCTCCGAGGAGAACTACTTCAAAATGGACCTGGGCTACACCACATGCATGATACTAAGCGTGGATGCTGTTCCTACTGTATATACTGTTAATCGATCATCTGAAAGTGAAAAGGAGGGACGG GAAGCAGAAGATGAAAGTGTGGAAGATGAAACATTCAAAATCACAATCTCTGACACCATTTCCCTCGCTTGTGTCAAAGAGGAGCCTTTTGAATACGAGCTGAGTGCCAACATGACATCTGGACACGAGCAGAATTCCTCACTGGATGTTAAGTATGAGGAGAGTGAGCTGGCCGTTACAAAGGACTCTATTTCAACCATAAAAAGAAAGTACATCAGCTGTTTAACTTGTGGCCAGAGGTTTCGTAGTAAACGCAACCTAATGAAGCATCAACGTGCTACTCATGGTAAAAAGAAAACCAAATCTGAAGCTAAAGAAAAGCTTTGTATTTGTTCAATTTGTGGGGAGAGGTTTAATGAAATGAGTCTGCTTTTGCGGCATCGAGCCATACACGCCAAGGAAAATCCCGATAGGAGGTTTGTGTGCCAGCAGTGTGGAAAAGGTTTTGCCCATCAAGCTTTTTTGAAAGCTCACCAGAAAGTTCACGAGGATGCGGAGTCGACCATGCCGTTTACCTGCCACTTATGTCCCAGACGTTTCGGCTACAAAGTTGCTCTCGTTGCTCACATGAAGCATCACTCGTCCAAACTTACGTGCATCTGCCCCATCTGTGAAAAGACCTTTCAGTTCAGAGGATCCCTCATTCAGCACCTTAAATCATCTCACGCTGGAGAAAAACTCTTGTGTAATACCTGCGATAGGGGTTTTCTGAGAGTCAATGGCTACATCAAACACATGGACAAACACAACGTGATGACCCCGTTCTACTGTGACCTCTGCAAAATTTATCTCTCGCAGCGAGGCTACGCGGCACACATGCTCACCCATGAGCCTAAGACGGAGGAGTCTGTTGAGAAACTAACGAATGCTTTTGATGGGGACAATTCAGAAGGAATTGAGCCTGTGACTGTGGGGATGGAAGAGGCACTGATGGAGCCGCTCAGCGAAGATGAGATGGAAGTCGCTGAGAGTTCAATGGATCTGTCAACCGCGGAGGATGTGGAGTCTGGAAAGGTGGATCTGGAAGAGGAACTTCCCCAAGAGAAGGAGAAGAGCGAAGACACTGCTGACACACAATGA
- the eif1axb gene encoding eukaryotic translation initiation factor 1A X-linked b, translated as MPKNKGKGGKNRRRGKNENESEKRELVFKEDGQEYAQVIKMLGNGRLEAMCFDGVKRLCHIRGKLRKKVWINTSDIILIGLRDYQDNKADVILKYNADEARSLKAYGELPEHAKINETDTFGPGDDDEIQFDDIGDDDEDIDDI; from the exons ATGCCGAAAAACAAAG GTAAAGGAGGAAAAAATCGGCGGCGTGGTAAGAATGAGAATGAATCTGAGAAAAGAGAGCTGGTGTTTAAAGAGGATGGACAAG AATATGCTCAGGTCATCAAGATGTTGGGAAATGGGAGATTGGAGGCCATGTGTTTTGATGGAGTCAAACGGCTTTGTCACATCCGAGGAAAGCTCCGGAAAAAG GTGTGGATTAACACATCAGACATTATACTCATTGGATTAAGGGACTACCag GATAACAAAGCAGATGTCATTTTGAAGTATAATGCTGATGAAGCTCGGAGTCTGAAAGCCTATGGAGAGCTTCCAGAACACG CCAAAATCAACGAGACTGATACCTTTGGGCCTGGTGATGATGACGAGATTCAGTTTGATGATattggtgatgatgatgaggacatTGATGAC ATCTAA